The sequence below is a genomic window from Thioclava nitratireducens.
GGCTGGGAGCGTGTGCTGCTGGTGGGCGACGCGCCCTATTACCAGCGCTTTGGCTTTTCAAAGCTCGAAGATGTCGAGATGCCGCCGCCAACCAATCCCGACCGCGTTCTGGGGCTCGAACTGGTGCCCGGTGCCTGGGAGGGCGTGCACGGTCAGGTCGAGAAAGACGACTGATTGCCGAAGCGCTCCCGCCGCCCCATATCTGGAAAAGGCAAGGAGGCGATGATGGCAGATATTCTTCCCCCCGTAAGCGACCCTGCGATTCTGGGCCAGCTCGACACCCTCGCGAAACGCCACCGCGCAGCGGGCGGCGTGGTGATGCAGCTGATCGGCTATGTCGGAGGTTCCGCCGAAGGGCTTCTGAGCAAATTGCCGGGGCCCGTGCGCAACGGTCTGGATGGGGCGACCGAGCGCGCGCTTTCGGGCGCGATGACAGCCGCCGAGCGCTCGCGCGGAATCGTCGCGGACCGGCCCGACTGGATGAACCGCACGCTGACCACCGCAATGGGGGCCGCAGGCGGCGTCGGCGGTCTGGGCAGTTCGCTCGCCGAGTTGCCCTTCACGGTCACGATGCTACTGCGCGCCATACAGGGCATCGCCGCCGAACACGGCTTTGACCCGGCCTCCGAGGAAGTGCGGCTCGAATGTCTGCGGGTCTTCGCATCTGCCGGGCCGCTCGAGGATGATGACGGGATGGATCTGAGCTTCCTCGCCGCGCGCGCGACGATCACCGGGTCGAGCATGAAGTCGCTGATCGCAAAGGTCGCGCCTCGCCTGTCGATCGTGCTGGGTCAGAAGCTCGCCGCCCAGGCCGCGCCGCTTCTGGGCGCAGTCGCGGGCGCTGCGGTGAACTACGCCTTCACCAGCTATTATCAGGAAATCGCCCGCGTCCATTTCGGGCTTAAGCGCCTTGCCCGGGACACCGGCACCGATGAGGGCGTTCTGCGCGAGGAGCTTGTCGCCC
It includes:
- a CDS encoding EcsC family protein; this translates as MMADILPPVSDPAILGQLDTLAKRHRAAGGVVMQLIGYVGGSAEGLLSKLPGPVRNGLDGATERALSGAMTAAERSRGIVADRPDWMNRTLTTAMGAAGGVGGLGSSLAELPFTVTMLLRAIQGIAAEHGFDPASEEVRLECLRVFASAGPLEDDDGMDLSFLAARATITGSSMKSLIAKVAPRLSIVLGQKLAAQAAPLLGAVAGAAVNYAFTSYYQEIARVHFGLKRLARDTGTDEGVLREELVARIAK